One Olsenella sp. oral taxon 807 DNA segment encodes these proteins:
- a CDS encoding amino acid ABC transporter ATP-binding/permease protein: MQSRSNARVMWRMLGLVRPLSGFMVISVLCGVAGFCCATFLPVLAVWEACSIVLHQEPPLSLGVCLGTLALMALLRGILRYAEQICNHYIAFKLLAHIRSEIFASLRRLAPARLSGVDRGSLISTLTSDIELLEVFFAHTISPVCIAVLMLVVMVAFTGSFAWQLGLVMLVAQLVVGAVVPIMVYRVSGNGGRVVRDRAAGLSTFVLDGLRGLTEVLQFDVGASRLRTLDERSRRLAGAQRALSAVGSTGSAAADAAIAAFSLAELLVGVNLYMAGVVDASAVAISAAAMLGSFGPAVALASLGSTLQGTLAAAHRVIDVLEEEPVVEEVSEGDTISFGGAAAKNASFSYGRKRVLDNVTVEIPKGSIVGISGKSGSGKSTLCRLMMRFWDVDRGQISISDQRIDTIRTDNLRDMEALVEQDTYLFHQSIRDNLLIAKPHAIQSELDAACRAASVYDFIMGLPEGYDAEVGELGDTLSGGERQRLGLARAFLHDAPLLILDEPTSNLDSLNEGIILCSLDRQRRKRTVLLVSHRASTMAVADRVFSMDSGRVS, translated from the coding sequence ATGCAAAGCCGGAGTAACGCCCGTGTCATGTGGCGCATGCTGGGGCTTGTCAGACCACTTTCGGGCTTCATGGTCATCTCGGTCCTCTGTGGCGTTGCGGGCTTCTGCTGCGCCACCTTTTTGCCGGTGCTTGCGGTTTGGGAGGCCTGCTCCATCGTGCTTCACCAGGAACCGCCCCTCTCGCTTGGCGTCTGCCTCGGCACGTTGGCGCTGATGGCCCTGCTACGCGGCATCTTGCGTTATGCAGAGCAAATCTGTAACCATTACATCGCCTTTAAGCTGCTCGCCCACATCAGAAGCGAGATCTTCGCCAGTCTACGTCGCCTGGCTCCCGCACGGCTGTCGGGTGTTGACCGGGGTAGCCTTATCTCCACGCTGACCTCTGACATAGAGCTACTCGAGGTCTTCTTCGCACATACGATCTCACCCGTCTGTATCGCGGTGCTCATGCTGGTGGTCATGGTGGCTTTCACGGGGAGCTTTGCGTGGCAGCTTGGCTTGGTCATGCTCGTCGCCCAGCTCGTTGTGGGTGCCGTGGTGCCCATCATGGTTTATCGCGTCTCCGGAAATGGTGGGCGGGTGGTACGGGACCGAGCTGCAGGTCTCTCGACTTTCGTGCTCGATGGCTTGCGCGGTCTCACTGAGGTTCTGCAGTTTGATGTTGGCGCGTCACGCCTCAGGACGCTCGACGAGCGGTCGCGCAGACTTGCTGGGGCGCAGCGTGCCCTATCGGCTGTAGGTTCGACCGGCTCCGCTGCCGCAGATGCAGCCATAGCCGCCTTCTCGCTCGCAGAACTCTTGGTCGGTGTGAATCTTTATATGGCGGGTGTCGTCGATGCGAGTGCGGTGGCCATCTCTGCCGCCGCCATGCTCGGCTCGTTTGGTCCGGCTGTGGCGCTCGCCAGTCTCGGTTCGACCCTGCAGGGTACCCTTGCTGCGGCACATCGCGTCATTGACGTGCTTGAGGAGGAGCCTGTGGTTGAGGAGGTCAGTGAGGGGGACACGATTTCCTTTGGTGGTGCCGCAGCCAAGAACGCGTCGTTCTCGTATGGTCGCAAGAGGGTCCTTGATAATGTTACGGTCGAGATACCCAAGGGCTCCATCGTGGGCATCTCGGGCAAGAGTGGATCGGGCAAGTCAACGCTCTGCCGCCTGATGATGCGCTTTTGGGATGTTGACCGGGGCCAGATCTCCATCAGTGACCAGCGTATCGATACCATCCGTACGGACAACCTGCGCGATATGGAAGCGCTCGTGGAGCAGGACACCTATCTCTTTCACCAGAGCATCAGAGACAATCTACTCATTGCCAAGCCTCATGCCATCCAGTCGGAACTCGATGCCGCCTGTCGCGCAGCGTCGGTCTATGACTTCATCATGGGCTTGCCGGAGGGGTATGACGCCGAGGTCGGGGAGCTTGGAGACACCCTATCGGGAGGTGAGCGCCAACGTCTGGGATTGGCTCGTGCCTTCCTGCACGATGCACCGTTACTGATCTTGGACGAGCCCACGAGCAATCTCGACTCGCTCAATGAGGGTATCATCCTGTGTAGTCTCGACAGGCAGCGTCGTAAGCGTACCGTACTGCTCGTGAGCCATCGGGCGAGCACCATGGCCGTGGCTGACAGGGTCTTTTCCATGGACAGCGGTCGTGTGAGCTAG
- a CDS encoding alpha-amylase family glycosyl hydrolase has product MVQENSSNAMQGIGASLKSWRAMGGLTADELAQSVGVSRDTISRVERGDASVGVGTVLDICGEFGLLGKVRAAFDPANSELGKIGLSRGVPKRVRKAQDASPEEWRNNMNWYESSFVYQIYPLGLCGAPWSNDGSTQGATNDDDHRLLRLVNDGWVEHVSRLGATCVMLNPVFESDAHGYDTRDYTRVDARLGTNDDLKTVVDAFHEAGIRVMFDGVFNHVGRGFWAFQDVIAKRADSHYAGWFNIDWNGNSSYEDGFGYETWGGVPYLVKLNHNNLDLNDYLAGVIRGWESEFDIDGLRLDVAYCLDPGYLGYLRRIANELTEKRDEKFILVGETMFGDYNRWMNDDACDSAYNYEAYKGLWSSMNSANMHEIAYTLERQSGDKPWDLYTGKHLLTFVDNHDVPRIATQLTDKHQLGCLYGLLFGMCGVPCVYYGSEWGIEGAQSFGDHELRPALDAPQWSELTDLIASFAAARLQSEALCMGDYHELQCQPQQLVFQRSCAGQRVIVAVNAASQPTTLHFDAGCGRAVDLVTGEDHDFGAGSEVGAYSCHYWLCER; this is encoded by the coding sequence ATGGTTCAGGAAAACTCATCCAACGCAATGCAGGGGATCGGCGCAAGCCTCAAGTCATGGCGGGCCATGGGTGGCCTCACGGCCGACGAGCTCGCCCAGTCCGTGGGGGTGTCTCGCGACACCATCTCGCGCGTGGAGCGCGGAGACGCGAGCGTGGGCGTCGGCACGGTGCTGGACATCTGCGGGGAGTTTGGCCTGCTCGGCAAGGTGAGGGCTGCCTTTGACCCTGCAAACAGCGAGCTTGGCAAGATCGGTCTCTCGCGTGGCGTTCCCAAGCGCGTCCGCAAGGCACAGGACGCCTCGCCAGAGGAATGGCGAAACAACATGAACTGGTACGAGAGTTCCTTCGTCTATCAGATCTATCCTCTGGGGTTGTGTGGCGCCCCCTGGTCCAACGATGGCTCGACGCAAGGGGCGACCAATGACGACGATCACCGCCTGCTCAGGCTCGTGAACGACGGATGGGTCGAGCACGTCTCTAGGCTCGGTGCCACCTGCGTGATGCTCAACCCCGTCTTCGAGAGCGATGCCCACGGCTATGACACGCGCGACTACACGCGCGTGGACGCTCGCCTGGGCACGAACGATGATCTCAAGACCGTCGTGGACGCCTTTCACGAGGCGGGCATCCGTGTGATGTTCGACGGTGTGTTCAACCACGTGGGACGCGGCTTCTGGGCGTTCCAGGACGTCATCGCAAAGCGTGCCGACAGCCATTATGCCGGCTGGTTCAACATCGACTGGAACGGTAACTCATCCTATGAGGACGGCTTCGGCTACGAGACCTGGGGGGGCGTTCCCTATCTCGTGAAGCTGAATCACAACAACCTCGACCTCAACGATTACCTGGCCGGCGTCATTCGCGGCTGGGAGAGCGAGTTCGACATCGACGGCTTGCGCCTTGACGTCGCCTACTGCCTTGACCCGGGCTACCTCGGGTACCTGCGGCGCATCGCCAACGAGCTTACCGAGAAGCGCGACGAGAAGTTCATCCTCGTCGGCGAGACGATGTTTGGCGACTATAACCGCTGGATGAATGACGATGCCTGTGACTCCGCCTACAACTATGAGGCCTACAAGGGACTCTGGTCAAGCATGAACTCCGCCAACATGCACGAGATAGCCTATACGCTCGAGCGCCAGAGCGGTGATAAGCCCTGGGATCTCTACACGGGCAAGCACCTGCTCACCTTCGTTGACAACCACGACGTGCCGAGAATCGCGACCCAACTCACTGACAAGCATCAGCTCGGCTGCCTCTACGGCCTCCTGTTTGGCATGTGCGGTGTGCCCTGCGTCTACTATGGTAGCGAGTGGGGTATCGAGGGTGCCCAGAGCTTCGGCGACCACGAGCTGCGCCCCGCGCTCGACGCACCCCAGTGGAGTGAGCTCACGGACCTCATCGCCAGCTTTGCGGCCGCGCGGCTCCAAAGCGAGGCGCTCTGCATGGGTGACTACCACGAGCTGCAATGCCAGCCTCAGCAGTTGGTGTTCCAGCGCAGCTGCGCAGGCCAGCGCGTGATCGTGGCCGTCAACGCCGCTTCCCAACCCACGACCCTGCACTTCGACGCGGGCTGCGGTCGGGCGGTTGACCTCGTCACGGGCGAGGACCATGACTTTGGCGCGGGCTCCGAGGTGGGGGCATACTCCTGCCACTACTGGCTCTGTGAGAGGTAG
- the murI gene encoding glutamate racemase, with the protein MAGGKGFVAVFDSGLGGISVLRRLVDVLPHEDFVYVGDSAHNPYGERSPSQILSLSRQIVGELVREGAKAVVIACNTATSVAAATLRRELSTIPIVGVEPALKPATEHDPHRRILVMATPVTLRLDKYQQLAKAYGSDSEVISVPCAGLAKRIEQGGLDEADLREMISSLVGRYRGTVDSVVLGCTHYPFVARQIREVVGDVPFFDGANGVTHRLKSLLSKDHALAKDDAAGSVTLRSSLNDPKVLERYRRFLKMEL; encoded by the coding sequence ATGGCGGGCGGGAAGGGATTCGTCGCGGTGTTCGATTCAGGCCTTGGCGGCATCAGTGTGCTGCGCCGACTGGTGGACGTCCTGCCCCATGAGGACTTCGTCTATGTGGGTGACTCCGCTCACAATCCTTACGGCGAGAGGAGTCCAAGCCAGATCCTGAGCCTCTCTCGTCAGATAGTGGGCGAACTGGTCCGCGAAGGCGCAAAGGCCGTTGTGATCGCCTGCAACACTGCGACGAGCGTCGCTGCGGCGACCCTTCGCAGGGAGCTGTCCACCATTCCCATAGTGGGCGTCGAGCCTGCGCTCAAGCCAGCGACAGAACACGATCCCCACAGACGCATCCTCGTGATGGCGACGCCCGTTACCCTGCGCCTTGACAAGTACCAGCAGCTCGCCAAGGCCTATGGCTCTGACTCCGAGGTGATCTCCGTCCCCTGCGCGGGCCTGGCCAAGCGTATTGAGCAGGGAGGGCTCGATGAGGCGGACCTGCGCGAGATGATCTCATCCTTGGTGGGAAGGTATCGGGGTACCGTCGACTCGGTGGTTCTTGGCTGCACGCACTACCCCTTCGTCGCCCGCCAGATCCGCGAGGTCGTTGGGGACGTCCCCTTCTTCGATGGGGCGAACGGTGTCACGCATAGGCTCAAGAGCCTTCTTTCGAAGGATCACGCCCTCGCAAAAGATGACGCCGCAGGATCTGTGACCCTGCGCTCGAGCCTTAACGATCCAAAGGTGCTCGAGCGCTACCGACGCTTTCTCAAGATGGAGCTGTAA
- a CDS encoding DegV family protein has product MLTYALTCCSTADLTPSWLDGIGVRYVFFNYELDGIPCKDDFGKTHAPKELYARMLKGATVKTSQVSIGEYMEFWAPLLEAGQDVLHVTLSSGISGTYGSACAARDALRRVFPERRLIVIDSLCASSGYGLLVDRMAQLRSAGMGLDDLASWATIHRLEVQHWFFSSDLSFFVRGGRISKVAGVVGGMLKICPVMNVEADGTLAVKEKIRTKAKAERRVVALMHQLARDGDDYAGKVFICNADCLDDARAVSDMIEAQFPKLDGPVHHFDVGATIGCHTGPGTVALFFWGASRT; this is encoded by the coding sequence ATGCTTACCTATGCCCTTACCTGCTGTTCCACCGCAGATCTCACTCCGTCCTGGCTCGATGGGATTGGTGTCAGATACGTGTTCTTCAACTACGAGCTCGACGGCATCCCGTGCAAGGACGATTTTGGCAAGACGCATGCGCCCAAGGAGCTCTATGCGCGCATGCTCAAGGGTGCCACGGTAAAGACCTCCCAGGTCAGCATCGGTGAGTACATGGAGTTCTGGGCGCCGCTGCTTGAGGCGGGCCAAGACGTGCTGCATGTGACCCTGTCGTCGGGCATCTCGGGAACGTATGGCTCCGCCTGCGCCGCACGAGACGCGCTCAGGCGGGTGTTTCCCGAACGCAGGCTGATCGTTATTGACTCGCTCTGCGCCTCGTCGGGCTACGGGCTCCTCGTAGACAGGATGGCCCAGCTCAGGAGTGCTGGCATGGGCCTAGATGACCTGGCGTCGTGGGCCACGATACACCGGCTCGAGGTGCAGCACTGGTTTTTCTCGTCTGATCTCAGCTTTTTCGTGCGTGGGGGACGCATCTCGAAGGTGGCGGGCGTTGTGGGCGGCATGCTTAAGATCTGTCCCGTGATGAACGTCGAGGCCGACGGCACCCTCGCCGTCAAGGAGAAGATCCGCACCAAGGCCAAGGCCGAGAGGCGCGTCGTCGCACTCATGCACCAGCTCGCACGGGACGGCGATGACTACGCAGGCAAGGTCTTCATCTGCAACGCCGACTGCCTGGATGACGCGCGTGCGGTCTCCGACATGATCGAGGCGCAGTTTCCCAAACTTGACGGACCCGTACATCACTTTGACGTCGGCGCGACCATAGGCTGTCACACAGGACCCGGCACTGTCGCCCTCTTCTTTTGGGGAGCGTCCAGAACGTAG
- a CDS encoding O-acetylhomoserine aminocarboxypropyltransferase/cysteine synthase family protein translates to MEKRIGGLGQSIETRCVQAGYTPKNGEPRQLPIVQSTTFKYDSSDAMGRLFDLEESGYFYTRLQNPTNDHVAAKIAALEGGSAAMLTSSGQAANFFAVFNVCECGDHMVASSTIYGGTFNLLAHTLRKMGIECSFVSPFCSEDELEAAFRPNTTCVLGETIANPALTVLDIERFAAAAHAHGVPLIVDNTFPTPINCRPIEWGADIVTHSTTKYMDGHGAAVGGAIVDSGNFDWMAHAERFPGLTMPDESYHGIVYAERFGKAKAFITKATAQLMRDFGSIQSPQNAFLLNLGLESLHVRMPQHCQSARALAELLAESNKVLAVSYPDLSGDESHELAQKYLPQGSCGVVSLEVAGGRAAAERFLAALRVFAIETHVADARSCCLHPASSTHRQMSDDELAAAGISPATVRMSCGLEGTADLVADVEQALAAI, encoded by the coding sequence ATGGAGAAGCGTATCGGAGGACTGGGACAGAGCATCGAGACCCGCTGCGTGCAGGCAGGCTACACGCCCAAGAATGGTGAGCCGCGGCAGCTGCCCATTGTGCAGTCCACGACCTTCAAATATGACAGTTCGGACGCCATGGGGCGGCTTTTCGATCTTGAGGAATCGGGTTATTTCTACACGCGCCTGCAGAACCCCACCAACGATCACGTCGCGGCAAAGATCGCGGCACTCGAAGGAGGGTCTGCGGCCATGCTCACGAGCTCTGGCCAGGCCGCCAACTTCTTTGCCGTGTTCAACGTCTGCGAGTGCGGTGACCATATGGTGGCAAGCTCTACGATATATGGCGGTACGTTCAACCTGCTCGCACACACCCTGCGCAAGATGGGTATTGAGTGCAGCTTCGTTTCGCCCTTCTGTAGTGAGGATGAGCTGGAAGCAGCCTTCAGGCCCAACACCACATGTGTTCTTGGTGAGACCATCGCGAACCCCGCACTCACAGTCCTCGACATCGAGCGCTTCGCTGCAGCTGCCCACGCTCACGGCGTGCCCCTGATCGTTGACAACACGTTCCCAACGCCCATCAACTGCCGTCCCATCGAGTGGGGCGCTGACATCGTGACCCACTCCACGACCAAGTACATGGATGGCCACGGGGCAGCGGTGGGAGGCGCGATCGTGGACTCCGGCAACTTTGACTGGATGGCGCACGCCGAGCGCTTTCCTGGACTTACCATGCCGGATGAGTCCTACCACGGCATCGTCTACGCAGAGCGCTTTGGCAAGGCCAAGGCCTTCATCACCAAGGCGACCGCGCAGCTCATGCGTGACTTTGGCTCCATCCAGAGTCCGCAGAATGCCTTCCTTTTGAACCTTGGCCTAGAGTCGCTTCACGTGCGCATGCCACAGCACTGCCAGAGCGCCAGGGCGCTCGCCGAGTTGCTCGCAGAAAGCAACAAGGTCCTTGCCGTCAGCTACCCCGACCTTTCGGGTGACGAGTCGCATGAGCTTGCCCAGAAGTACCTGCCGCAGGGCTCCTGCGGTGTTGTGAGCCTTGAGGTCGCGGGTGGCCGTGCGGCGGCGGAGCGCTTCCTGGCGGCCCTTCGGGTGTTTGCGATCGAGACGCACGTTGCCGACGCCCGCAGCTGTTGCTTGCACCCCGCGAGCTCGACGCATCGCCAGATGAGCGACGACGAGCTCGCGGCGGCGGGTATCTCGCCCGCGACAGTGCGCATGAGCTGCGGGCTCGAGGGCACCGCCGACCTCGTGGCCGACGTCGAGCAAGCGCTTGCCGCCATCTAG
- a CDS encoding metalloregulator ArsR/SmtB family transcription factor, with translation MPDVRKDERGARQDTIDSRQLRGYLVDDDIVYGATQIFDALSDSTRFQILGVLVQGERSVSDLQEVGKVSQSAISHQLRLLRDRGLVTARREGQRVFYSLSDEHVADLISIGLSHAAELVTSQKD, from the coding sequence GTGCCCGATGTGAGAAAAGACGAGAGAGGCGCCAGGCAGGATACGATTGACTCGAGGCAACTTCGGGGCTATCTCGTAGACGATGACATCGTCTACGGCGCCACGCAGATCTTCGACGCGCTCTCGGACTCAACACGCTTCCAAATCTTGGGAGTGCTCGTCCAGGGGGAGAGGAGCGTCTCCGACCTGCAGGAGGTAGGCAAGGTCTCGCAGTCCGCGATCTCCCACCAGCTCAGGCTCCTCCGTGACCGGGGTCTGGTGACGGCCAGGCGTGAGGGGCAGCGCGTCTTCTACTCCCTGTCAGATGAGCACGTCGCTGACCTCATATCAATTGGCCTCTCGCATGCCGCAGAGCTGGTCACGTCTCAGAAAGACTAG
- the rpsL gene encoding 30S ribosomal protein S12, with protein sequence MPTINQLIRQGRVSHKAKSKNAALQHNPQKRGVCTRVFTTTPKKPNSALRKVARVRLVNGLEVTAYIPGEGHNLQEHSIVLIRGGRVRDLPGVRYKIVRGAYDCAAVQDRKKARSRYGAKRPKE encoded by the coding sequence TTGCCTACAATCAATCAGCTCATTCGCCAGGGTCGCGTGTCGCACAAGGCCAAGTCCAAGAACGCCGCGCTGCAGCACAATCCCCAGAAGCGCGGCGTCTGCACCCGCGTCTTCACCACCACACCCAAGAAGCCCAACTCGGCGCTACGCAAGGTTGCCCGCGTGCGCCTCGTCAACGGCCTCGAGGTCACGGCCTACATTCCCGGCGAGGGCCATAACCTTCAGGAGCACTCCATCGTGCTCATCCGCGGTGGCCGCGTCCGTGACCTTCCCGGCGTGCGCTACAAGATCGTTCGCGGCGCCTATGACTGCGCTGCTGTCCAGGACCGCAAGAAGGCCCGTTCCCGCTACGGCGCCAAGCGCCCCAAGGAGTAG
- the rpsG gene encoding 30S ribosomal protein S7: MPRRAAAIRREVTPDAIYNNRLVTQLINKVLLDGKKATAERIVYGAFKLVQQKTEQDPLSVFKKAMDNVRPTLEVKPKRVGGATYQVPMEVNSRRATTLAIRWMVNFSRDRKEKTMIERLANEIMDAANGVGASVKRREDLYKMAEANRAFSHYRF, translated from the coding sequence ATGCCGCGTCGTGCAGCAGCTATCCGTCGGGAGGTCACTCCCGACGCTATCTACAACAACCGCCTTGTGACCCAGCTCATCAACAAGGTCCTTCTCGATGGCAAGAAAGCCACCGCCGAGCGCATCGTCTACGGGGCCTTCAAGCTCGTCCAACAGAAGACCGAGCAAGATCCCCTGTCCGTCTTCAAGAAAGCTATGGACAACGTCCGACCTACGCTCGAGGTCAAGCCCAAGCGCGTCGGCGGTGCCACCTATCAGGTGCCTATGGAGGTCAACTCCCGTCGCGCCACCACCCTTGCCATCCGTTGGATGGTCAACTTCTCACGTGATCGCAAGGAGAAGACCATGATCGAGCGCCTCGCCAACGAGATCATGGACGCCGCCAACGGCGTCGGCGCGTCTGTCAAGCGTCGCGAGGACCTCTACAAGATGGCTGAGGCCAATCGTGCCTTCTCTCACTACCGCTTCTAG
- the fusA gene encoding elongation factor G has product MAKIKYDLKDLRNIGIMAHIDAGKTTTTERILYYTGKTHKIGEVHDGAATMDWMVQEQERGVTITSAATTCFWKDHVIQIIDTPGHVDFTAEVERSLRVLDGAVAVFDAVAGVQPQSETVWRQATKYNVPRIAFINKYDRVGADFFHAIETMKERLGAVAVAAQIPMGAESNFWGLIDLVSNTAWDFKEDAKGMIYPEPMDAIPDEFVELAQEKRDELLDAASNFDDSLMEKILMEEEIPQDDLKAAIRTGVLTGELNPVFVGSAYKNKGIQELLDAVVDYLPSPLDVPEIDGTNPKGQPELRHADIKEPFSALAFKIMTDPFVGKLTYIRIYSGQAEAGSYVYNSVKGERERLGRILEMNANERVDREECSAGDIVACVGLKNTTTGDTLCDEKHPIVLESISFADPVIDVAVEPKTKAEQEKMSVGLAKLAEEDPTFQVRTDHETGQTIIAGMGELHLEIIVDRLRREFKVDANVGKPQVAYRETAGKAVSHVQGKFVRQSGGRGQYGDAIIDMEPMEPGFGYEFVDATVGGSVPKEYVPSVDKGIREALQSGVIAGYPTQDIKVTLVDGSYHEVDSSEAAFKIAGSMAIKKALEQSGPVLLEPIEKVEVETPEQYMGDVMGNLSGRRGKIEGIEDRTNTKVIHAKVPLGEMFGYATDLRSQTQGRASYTMQFDSYESVPKNIRDEIVSKNGGSAT; this is encoded by the coding sequence ATGGCTAAGATCAAGTACGACCTCAAGGACCTCCGTAATATCGGCATCATGGCCCATATCGATGCGGGCAAGACTACCACGACGGAGCGCATCCTCTACTACACCGGCAAGACTCACAAGATAGGTGAGGTCCACGATGGGGCAGCGACCATGGACTGGATGGTCCAGGAGCAGGAGCGTGGCGTGACCATCACGTCGGCCGCCACCACCTGTTTCTGGAAGGACCATGTCATCCAGATCATCGACACGCCGGGCCACGTTGACTTCACCGCAGAGGTCGAGCGCTCCCTGCGCGTGCTCGACGGAGCCGTCGCGGTCTTCGACGCCGTCGCGGGGGTTCAGCCCCAGTCCGAGACCGTCTGGCGTCAGGCGACCAAGTACAATGTCCCCCGCATCGCCTTCATCAACAAGTACGACCGCGTGGGCGCAGACTTCTTCCACGCCATCGAGACCATGAAGGAACGTCTGGGTGCCGTTGCTGTCGCCGCGCAGATACCGATGGGTGCGGAGTCCAACTTCTGGGGTCTCATTGACCTCGTCTCAAACACTGCCTGGGACTTCAAAGAGGACGCCAAGGGCATGATCTATCCCGAGCCCATGGACGCGATTCCCGACGAATTCGTGGAGCTTGCCCAAGAGAAGCGAGACGAGCTGCTTGACGCTGCCTCGAACTTCGACGACAGCCTCATGGAGAAGATCCTCATGGAAGAGGAGATACCCCAAGACGATCTTAAGGCGGCCATCCGCACAGGTGTGCTCACCGGCGAGCTCAACCCCGTCTTCGTTGGCTCAGCCTACAAGAACAAGGGTATCCAGGAGCTGCTCGACGCGGTCGTTGACTACCTGCCGAGCCCGCTTGACGTGCCAGAGATCGATGGCACCAACCCCAAGGGCCAGCCCGAGCTGCGCCATGCGGACATAAAGGAGCCCTTTAGTGCCCTTGCGTTCAAGATCATGACTGACCCCTTCGTCGGTAAGCTCACCTATATCCGCATCTATTCCGGTCAGGCCGAGGCAGGCTCCTATGTCTACAACTCGGTTAAGGGCGAGCGCGAACGCTTGGGGCGTATCCTCGAGATGAACGCAAACGAACGGGTGGACCGTGAAGAGTGCTCGGCCGGTGACATCGTTGCCTGCGTTGGCCTCAAGAACACCACCACCGGTGATACCCTCTGCGATGAGAAGCATCCCATCGTGCTTGAGTCCATCAGCTTCGCCGATCCTGTCATCGATGTCGCCGTCGAGCCCAAGACCAAGGCCGAACAGGAGAAGATGTCCGTCGGTCTCGCGAAGCTCGCCGAGGAGGACCCGACCTTCCAGGTTCGTACCGACCACGAGACAGGTCAGACCATCATCGCCGGCATGGGCGAGCTGCACCTCGAGATCATCGTCGATCGCCTGCGCCGCGAGTTCAAGGTCGACGCGAATGTCGGCAAGCCGCAGGTCGCCTACCGTGAGACCGCAGGCAAGGCTGTGAGCCACGTCCAAGGCAAATTCGTGCGCCAGTCCGGCGGTCGCGGCCAGTACGGTGACGCCATCATCGACATGGAGCCCATGGAGCCCGGTTTTGGCTACGAGTTTGTGGACGCCACCGTCGGGGGCTCGGTTCCCAAGGAGTACGTCCCTTCGGTGGACAAGGGCATACGGGAGGCTCTGCAGTCCGGCGTCATCGCAGGCTACCCGACGCAGGACATCAAGGTCACGCTCGTCGACGGTTCCTACCACGAGGTCGACTCCTCCGAGGCCGCCTTCAAGATCGCGGGTTCCATGGCGATCAAGAAGGCGCTCGAGCAGTCTGGTCCCGTGCTGCTCGAACCTATCGAGAAGGTCGAGGTCGAGACCCCCGAGCAGTACATGGGCGACGTCATGGGCAATCTCTCGGGTCGCCGCGGCAAGATCGAGGGCATAGAGGACCGCACGAACACCAAGGTTATTCACGCCAAGGTTCCCCTCGGCGAGATGTTTGGCTATGCGACCGACCTTCGCTCGCAGACTCAGGGTCGTGCGAGCTACACTATGCAGTTTGACTCCTACGAGTCCGTCCCCAAGAACATCCGTGACGAGATCGTCTCCAAAAACGGCGGAAGCGCCACATAA
- the rpsJ gene encoding 30S ribosomal protein S10, with the protein MLNQKIRIRLKGYDHEIVDQSAKLIVDTAQKTGARVAGPIPLPTRRNVYTVIRSPHKDKDSREEFEMRTHKRLIDIVDPSPSTVDSLMRLDLPAGVDIEIKL; encoded by the coding sequence GTGCTCAACCAGAAGATCAGGATACGCCTGAAGGGCTATGACCACGAGATCGTGGACCAGTCCGCAAAGCTCATCGTGGACACCGCGCAGAAGACAGGAGCTCGCGTCGCTGGTCCCATCCCCTTGCCCACGAGGCGTAATGTCTATACTGTCATCCGTTCGCCCCATAAGGACAAGGACTCGCGCGAGGAGTTCGAGATGCGCACGCACAAGCGCCTCATCGACATCGTAGACCCCAGTCCGTCGACCGTTGACTCGCTCATGCGCCTCGACCTGCCCGCTGGGGTCGATATTGAGATTAAGCTGTAG